ttatgtatatgagtacactgtagttgtactgatcgttttgagccatcatgtggttgctgggattttaattcaggacctctgctgctCTGATcggttttgtttattgttatatCTAATTATACTGGAACTGTTTTTAGAAACACCACAAGGAAGCGTCAGAACTATTTATGGATGGCTGTGGGCATCCATGTGgtttttgggatttgaactccggaccgtCCCAGGGCATTCAGTGCTAACAATCACTGGGCCAACTCTCCAGCATCACCCCTTTCTGTCAACCCTACATCCCAGGTTTTGGTCTATGTGTTTCTGATTTCCCACATTCATCATTTTAAATTTGTCCTCAGTAGCCTGTTTTGTCTCTCATTACCAGAGAAAACCAGTAGGCAGTAAGAAgtgtccagactggcctcgaacacaaatatccacctgcctatgactcctgtgttctgggattaaaggtgtgggctaccACGCCCAGTTAAGAAgtgtccttttgtttctttgcttctttggtGTGGTGATTGAATTATGCTTGGATCAGGGTGTGGTACTattggtaggtgtggccttgttggattagagTTGCATCACTATGGAGGCGGGGCTTTGTGGACATGTATATatactcaagctctgcccagggtGAGACACAGTAGTCTCATCTCGCTGCCTTTACCTTGGGAGACATAGGCAAGAGGACATCCGACCTAGGCCAATCTGTTCTgtagaaagagttccaggacagcctcgaGTACACAAAAACCCTAtcccagaaagaaagaatcaTCGTTCTAACGGCTCTTAGTCTTCCTTCAAAGAAGATGGTACTCACCAGGTAGGTCATGGATTTGGTTTCTGGTTATATATCTGGGAGaacatatattttccatttttctttgaggATTGATATAAGCTGCGGAGCAGAGGTAACCTGGCCACAACCATGTCTAGAACCTCTTGTGCGCTTCATTGTTGATTATGCTGCTCAGAAGCTGGGGTCTTTCATGAGTTGCCTTCTCtgccagcttccttccttccttccttctttccttcctcccttccttccttcctcccttccttcctccctccctccctccctccctccctccctccctccctccctccctcccttccttccttccttccttccttccttccttccttccttctctgcaagAAAGCACGTCCCTCTTGCTTTTGGGATTTCACTATCTGCCTTGACATCCCTTGGTGGGTTGTAACCGGGAATTGTAAGCCAGATAAGCCCCTCCTCCTGGAAATTGTGTTTTGCTGGAGTATTTTAGCAGCAGccacagaaatgaaactggaacCAACAGATGATATTTACTAGTGTGGTCCTAGCCTTTGTCCAGAAAAGTAAGAGTGAGTTATGCTAAGTGCTAGAGGTAGCCAATATTGGAGTCTTCTTCAGGCACTGTGATATAGATTAATAGGACTATAAGGGGGAAGGTAGAATTTGAAATGGATGCACAGAAGAAAAATACCAGGGGTGTAGAGTGTGCCTTGTGGTCACCATAGCAATGGCCAAAAATAAAGTCTCAAAAAGGCTGGGCTTGGAGAACACAAAGCTTTCAGTTAGCTttcatttgtatgtttttaaaCGTCATTTGTATAAACTAGCAAATAGGAACTGGAGAAATAGTTCAGTTGTtcagagcattggctgttcttgcagaggacctggtttggttCCTGACACTATCTCTAGTAACTGCTCCCAAAGGAAAAGTTGATTTTCTCCaagggggtctcactatgtacaaAACCACTCTTAAGGGAAAGCCCCATACCCAGAaggagatggccaacagaaaatgaactcaacagtGTTTCTggagatgttgttgttgttgttaatttgttttgtAGTATTCTGGCTGGTTGGCTTGTTACTAAGCCTTTCTCACATCTTAGGAGATGGAGATGAATTTTCTGGTTGGCCTTTGCTTTTCTGTCTTCACTGGACGCACCAGGACTTCATATAGTTGTCATATGTGCCTGTGTCAACTGCTTTCATGTGTTATTTTGTGTCCCAAAGTGGATCTAAGTAACACAACCTGTGACTTTcttcaatttttcattcttctgtgaactgaaaaacaattttaagagTAATTTATATCTATGACCATACTGTACCTGTCCTAGACGCAAGAACCAAAAGCGGGTGTCAGGtacccattacaaatggttgtgaaccactgtttGGTTTTTGGGAAGAGAATGCACTGAGCAATCTGTCCAGAcctgaaattgtttttattatgctcAAGCATGTCCATTTAAAGTGCAATGGTACACATTTTGAGTGTTCTTGTGATATATTAAAGGCCTGAACACCAATGAACTTGTAATTTTGGGTACTCTAAACTtgttaaaaaatgtattaaaatggtATCTGAATCTACTAAGTGTTCTATTAAGTTTTagaatgcttttttatttttattttttattttttttaaagatttatttatttattatatgtaagtacactgtagctgtcttcagacactccagaagagggcttcagatctcgttatggatggttgtgagccaccatgtggttgctgggatttgaactcctgacctttggaagagcactcaggtgctcttattcactgagccatctcaccagccccctagaatgcttttttaaaatagagaacCACATACCTCAGAATGatagtttcaatttttttattaagcTATACAATTCAGCCACCTGGAGGAAcagaaatatgaactaaccagtaaccccagagctccctgggactaaattacaaattaaagaaaaaacatggaaggactcgtggctctagctgcatatgtagtagaggataactgagtcagtcatcaattggaggagaggccctttgtcctgtgaaggttctatgctccagtagaggggaatgcatttgccagtaagcaggagtgggttgctTAGGGAGCAGCAGGAGGGTagagaataggggatttttggaggggaaactaggaaagggaataacatttgaaatgtaaataaagagaatatctaattttttaaaagctatacAATTCATCATTGTGTGCAGAAATTTTGATAAAAATTATTTCCCAAATAGATTTCAAACGaaaacttatttaatttttttaaaggtcaaTGCATTAACTGCAAAGGTAAAGGAGTCCTTGCTTCATTTTGTCACTACTGGGGAGACTACAACTTCCTGAGCACCAGGCCCGAAGCTGAAGTACTATTTTGTAACTATCAGAAGCCAGTACTCTGGGACATTTTGTGGCTTGTGGATCTTCTATACTTAGTTGCTTTCAGATCTACCACTGTTAGATACTTCCTGGCACCCATCCTAAGACTGTAGTAGCTCTTGGAACTGAGTCACAGCCACTCTCAGCCACTGTCTGCCAGGAGTCCCTCACTTGACTCCTGTGGTTACCTTTTCCATCATGCCAAAGAATAAAGGCAAAGGAGGCAAAAATAGGCGCAgaggtaaaaatgaaaatgaatctgaGAAAAGAGAGTTGGTGTTTAAAGAATATGGGCAAGAATATGCTCAGGTGACCAAAATGCTGGGATGTGGATGGTTGGAAGCAATGTGTTTTGATGGTGTAAGGAGGCTGTGCCACATAAGAGGAAAGTTGAGAAAAAAGGTTTGGATAAATACCTcagacattatatattttttttcattttttattaggtatttagctcatttacatttccaatgctataccaaaagtcccccatacccacccacccccactcccctgcccacccactccccctttttggccctggaattcccctgttctggggcatatacagtttgcaagtccaatgggcctctctttccagggatggccgactaggccatcttttgatatatatgcagctagagtcaagagctccggggtactggttagttcatattgttgttccacctatagggttgcagatccctttagctccttggctactttctctagctcctccattgggagccctatgatccatccattagctgactgtgagcatccacttctgtgtttgctaggccccggcatagtctcacaagagacagctacatctgggtcctttcaataaaatcttgctagtgtatgcaatggtgtcagcgtttggatgctgattatggggtggatccctggatatggcagtctctacatggtccatcctttcatctcagctccaaactttgtctctgtaactccttccatgggtgttttgttcccaaatctaaggagaggaatagtgtccacacttcagtcttcattcttcttgagtttcatgtgtttagcaaattatatcttatatcttgggtatcctaggtttggggctaatatccacttatcagtgaatacaaattgtgtgagtttctttgtgaatgtgttacctcactcaggatgatgccctccaggtccatccatttgcctaggaatttcataaattcattctttttaatagctgagtagtactccattgtgtagatgtaccacattttctgtatccattcctctgttgaggggcatctaggttctttccagcttctggctattataaataaggctgctatgaacatagtggagcatgtgtccttcttacctgttggggcatcttctgggtatatgcccaggagaggtattgctggatcctccggtagtactatgtccagttttctgaggaaccgccagactgatttccagagtggttgtacaagcctgcactcccaccaacaat
The nucleotide sequence above comes from Mus musculus strain C57BL/6J chromosome 12, GRCm38.p6 C57BL/6J. Encoded proteins:
- the Gm2046 gene encoding eukaryotic translation initiation factor 1A-like, with amino-acid sequence MPKNKGKGGKNRRRGKNENESEKRELVFKEYGQEYAQVTKMLGCGWLEAMCFDGVRRLCHIRGKLRKKDNRADIILKYNPDEARSLKAYGELPEHAKINEMDTFGAGDDEEIVFDDIGEDDEDIDDI